A genomic region of Sulfobacillus acidophilus DSM 10332 contains the following coding sequences:
- a CDS encoding NADPH:quinone reductase (PFAM: Alcohol dehydrogenase GroES-like domain; Zinc-binding dehydrogenase~COGs: COG0604 NADPH:quinone reductase and related Zn-dependent oxidoreductase~InterPro IPR013154:IPR013149~KEGG: acp:A2cp1_3027 alcohol dehydrogenase zinc-binding domain protein~PFAM: Alcohol dehydrogenase, zinc-binding; Alcohol dehydrogenase GroES-like~PRIAM: NADPH:quinone reductase~SPTR: Alcohol dehydrogenase zinc-binding domain protein) has protein sequence MKAIQMHQPGGIEVLRYEDAEMPQPGVGEVRIRIRAAGVNHRDIWFRQGLFGGWTRPMIPGSDGAGEIDAIGPGVTRWSVGQKVVINPGLSCGHCIACLSGNQPACPDFRIFDGTYAEYAVVPSENVVAMPSGITYAEAASIGVPYVTAEDFLERAQARPGQSLLLWGATGGLGLATLQLAKLRGLRVLAVTRSPARAEKLRQYHADDVIVTTGADDITDQVLGLTNGRGVDLVVDSLGQLTFLQSLAAVARGGVVVTVGSTTGGRVNFELGQLFRRRLTVLGAYLGGSDVLPRLLPLFARGVLIPVIDSSYPLEQADQAHDQMEHHGVFGKIILTP, from the coding sequence ATGAAGGCAATTCAGATGCACCAGCCTGGTGGTATTGAGGTATTACGGTATGAAGACGCGGAGATGCCGCAACCGGGGGTCGGCGAAGTCCGGATTCGGATTCGGGCGGCGGGGGTCAATCACCGCGATATTTGGTTTCGGCAAGGACTCTTCGGCGGATGGACCCGGCCGATGATTCCCGGCAGCGACGGGGCGGGGGAAATTGACGCGATTGGACCTGGGGTAACCCGTTGGTCGGTCGGCCAAAAGGTTGTGATCAATCCCGGATTAAGTTGCGGCCACTGCATTGCCTGCTTATCCGGCAACCAGCCGGCTTGTCCCGACTTTCGGATTTTTGACGGGACCTATGCCGAATATGCCGTCGTACCGTCCGAAAATGTGGTGGCGATGCCGAGCGGTATTACGTATGCGGAGGCGGCCAGCATCGGGGTCCCGTACGTGACCGCCGAGGATTTTTTGGAACGGGCGCAGGCCCGGCCTGGCCAGTCCCTCTTGCTTTGGGGCGCCACCGGAGGCCTCGGATTGGCAACTTTGCAGTTGGCCAAGCTTCGGGGACTACGGGTACTGGCGGTCACGCGCAGTCCGGCTCGGGCCGAGAAATTGCGTCAATATCACGCCGACGACGTGATTGTGACCACGGGGGCGGACGATATTACGGATCAGGTATTGGGGTTGACCAACGGGCGCGGTGTCGATCTGGTGGTGGACTCTCTCGGGCAACTGACCTTTTTACAATCGTTAGCAGCGGTGGCTCGCGGAGGCGTGGTGGTCACGGTGGGCAGCACCACCGGCGGCCGGGTGAACTTTGAATTGGGACAGCTCTTTCGCCGCCGTTTGACGGTGTTGGGCGCGTATTTGGGCGGTTCCGACGTACTCCCCCGCTTATTGCCATTATTTGCCCGCGGGGTCTTAATCCCGGTTATTGATAGTAGCTATCCGTTGGAGCAAGCCGATCAAGCGCATGACCAGATGGAGCATCATGGCGTGTTTGGTAAAATTATTTTGACGCCATAA
- a CDS encoding copper ion binding protein (PFAM: Heavy-metal-associated domain~TIGRFAM: copper ion binding protein~COGs: COG2608 Copper chaperone~InterPro IPR006122:IPR006121~KEGG: aac:Aaci_1114 heavy metal transport/detoxification protein~PFAM: Heavy metal transport/detoxification protein~SPTR: Heavy metal transport/detoxification protein;~TIGRFAM: Copper ion-binding), whose protein sequence is MERAEFGVKGMTCDHCVMTVTKALKGVEGVKLAEVSLAEERAKVTFDPTKASLEQLKEAVNQAGYQAL, encoded by the coding sequence ATGGAACGGGCCGAATTTGGGGTCAAGGGCATGACGTGTGATCATTGTGTGATGACGGTGACCAAAGCCCTGAAAGGGGTCGAAGGGGTCAAATTGGCGGAAGTGAGTTTGGCCGAAGAGCGCGCGAAAGTCACCTTTGACCCGACTAAAGCTTCACTGGAGCAATTAAAAGAAGCCGTCAATCAGGCCGGCTATCAGGCGCTATAG
- a CDS encoding integral membrane sensor signal transduction histidine kinase (PFAM: HAMP domain; Histidine kinase-, DNA gyrase B-, and HSP90-like ATPase; His Kinase A (phosphoacceptor) domain~COGs: COG0642 Signal transduction histidine kinase~InterPro IPR003660:IPR003661:IPR003594~KEGG: gym:GYMC10_0815 integral membrane sensor signal transduction histidine kinase~PFAM: ATP-binding region, ATPase-like; Signal transduction histidine kinase, subgroup 1, dimerisation/phosphoacceptor region; HAMP linker domain~SMART: ATP-binding region, ATPase-like; Signal transduction histidine kinase, subgroup 1, dimerisation/phosphoacceptor region; HAMP linker domain~SPTR: Integral membrane sensor signal transduction histidine kinase) has translation MAARRSTLTDQLIGRQVILLAALLFVVGVAQYLILRTVLFQSTARSLHDEISVLAPLIHHTISSRGLLGFSHIANILVNRLRGPGVEVVITNALGHVMASSSTLHAMVPPLYATPYFIWNGRVVVDAVLGNPYYPSGYVWLMTSVAPIHGILRRDAELYVFLASISLILAGWLGSFSVRHVMGPLEKIRDSTRKIAAGEFGHVTEFHDAPQEIQELTQAINVMSLAIRDLFEQEKALSERMRQFVADASHELRTPLTAINGFLDLMYKSELTPDEQQKALAAIRAQSQRMARLVSQLLTLSRADTAPDALVHPVPLALDRWLAELEATWRALVAPRPLTLEMASVSVLADPDRMTEVFFNLLDNIARYTPSDTTVSIVTRHESPWGLVIIEDSGPGIAPEDLPHIFDRFYRGDRARSSSSGGSGLGLSIVKALVEAQDGHIAVETLPPPHTGTRFHIRLREAPRPETIAPDSRPD, from the coding sequence ATGGCGGCTCGACGTTCGACCCTGACCGACCAGCTGATCGGACGCCAGGTCATTTTACTGGCTGCCCTTTTGTTTGTCGTCGGCGTCGCCCAATATCTCATTTTGCGAACAGTCCTCTTTCAGTCGACCGCCCGCTCGCTGCACGACGAAATTTCGGTCTTGGCCCCCCTCATCCACCACACCATTAGCTCCCGCGGTTTACTAGGATTTTCCCACATCGCCAACATTTTGGTAAACCGCCTACGCGGTCCCGGCGTGGAGGTGGTGATCACCAACGCACTAGGCCATGTCATGGCCTCCTCGTCGACCCTGCACGCCATGGTGCCGCCCCTATACGCCACCCCCTATTTTATCTGGAACGGTCGGGTGGTCGTCGATGCCGTACTCGGCAATCCCTATTACCCGAGCGGCTATGTCTGGCTGATGACTTCAGTGGCGCCTATTCATGGCATATTACGCCGGGATGCCGAACTCTACGTGTTTTTAGCCTCCATCTCCCTGATTCTGGCCGGCTGGTTAGGGTCGTTTTCCGTTCGGCACGTCATGGGACCCTTAGAAAAAATCCGCGACAGCACTCGAAAAATCGCGGCTGGGGAATTCGGTCACGTGACGGAATTTCATGATGCGCCCCAGGAGATCCAGGAATTGACCCAGGCCATCAACGTCATGTCTTTGGCGATTCGCGATCTCTTCGAACAAGAAAAAGCCCTGTCCGAACGGATGCGGCAATTCGTAGCCGATGCGTCGCACGAGTTACGAACACCGCTGACGGCCATTAACGGATTTTTGGATTTGATGTATAAAAGCGAGTTGACTCCCGATGAACAACAAAAGGCGTTAGCCGCCATCCGGGCCCAATCCCAGCGCATGGCGCGGTTGGTCAGTCAATTGTTGACCTTGTCCCGGGCCGACACCGCTCCCGACGCCTTGGTTCATCCCGTCCCGTTAGCGTTGGATCGGTGGTTGGCGGAACTGGAAGCCACCTGGCGCGCCCTGGTCGCCCCGCGTCCGCTCACTTTGGAAATGGCGTCGGTCAGCGTATTGGCCGACCCGGATCGCATGACCGAAGTGTTCTTTAATCTATTGGATAACATTGCCCGTTATACGCCGTCCGACACCACCGTGTCGATCGTGACACGCCACGAATCGCCCTGGGGACTGGTCATCATCGAAGATAGCGGCCCCGGAATCGCTCCCGAGGACCTACCGCACATATTTGACCGATTTTACCGAGGCGACCGCGCCCGCTCGTCCAGCTCAGGCGGCAGCGGTCTCGGCCTTTCCATTGTCAAAGCGCTGGTCGAGGCCCAAGATGGGCACATTGCGGTCGAAACCCTGCCGCCCCCTCACACCGGCACCCGTTTTCACATCCGTCTCCGGGAGGCTCCTCGGCCGGAAACTATAGCGCCTGATAGCCGGCCTGATTGA
- a CDS encoding two component transcriptional regulator, winged helix family (PFAM: Response regulator receiver domain; Transcriptional regulatory protein, C terminal~COGs: COG0745 Response regulators consisting of a CheY-like receiver domain and a winged-helix DNA-binding domain~InterPro IPR001789:IPR001867~KEGG: bbe:BBR47_11070 two-component response regulator~PFAM: Signal transduction response regulator, receiver region; Signal transduction response regulator, C-terminal~SMART: Signal transduction response regulator, receiver region~SPTR: Two component transcriptional regulator, winged helix family): MNAKARILVVDDEESIRDLLDMGLRHRGFEVLTCPDAETALAQVGSFDPHAAIIDVMMPGEDGFQLSRRLRQNPDLYIIMLTARDAVSDRVHGLEGGADDYLIKPFDFDELVARIHAGLRRIRKHESTTWQFGPVTMDDASHRVSVEGNPVNLTAKEYELLRYLMLNPGHVLSKTQILQHVWGYDYLGDDNLVEVHISSLRDKLNDKQKALIQTVRGFGYRLGD, from the coding sequence ATGAACGCCAAGGCACGGATCCTGGTCGTCGACGACGAAGAAAGTATCCGAGACCTGTTAGATATGGGGCTTCGGCACCGGGGCTTTGAGGTATTGACCTGCCCCGACGCCGAGACCGCATTAGCTCAGGTGGGATCTTTTGATCCGCATGCCGCCATCATCGACGTCATGATGCCGGGCGAGGACGGCTTCCAACTGAGTCGCCGTCTACGGCAAAATCCCGACCTTTATATCATCATGTTGACGGCACGCGACGCCGTATCCGACCGAGTGCACGGCCTCGAAGGCGGAGCCGACGATTATCTGATCAAACCGTTTGATTTTGATGAGTTGGTGGCACGTATCCATGCCGGTCTCCGACGTATTCGCAAACACGAATCGACGACCTGGCAATTTGGGCCGGTTACGATGGATGATGCCAGCCATCGTGTGTCGGTAGAGGGGAACCCGGTCAATTTGACCGCCAAAGAATATGAGTTATTACGGTACCTAATGCTCAATCCCGGTCACGTCTTGTCCAAGACGCAGATTTTGCAACATGTCTGGGGTTATGACTACCTAGGTGACGACAACTTGGTGGAAGTACACATTTCGAGCTTGCGGGACAAGCTCAACGATAAACAAAAAGCCTTGATACAAACGGTGCGGGGCTTTGGCTACCGATTGGGAGATTAA
- a CDS encoding Manganese/iron superoxide dismutase (PFAM: Iron/manganese superoxide dismutases, alpha-hairpin domain; Iron/manganese superoxide dismutases, C-terminal domain~COGs: COG0605 Superoxide dismutase~InterPro IPR019832~KEGG: pto:PTO0480 superoxide dismutase [Fe]~PFAM: Manganese/iron superoxide dismutase, C-terminal~SPTR: Superoxide dismutase): MAETRAYRDLKESCLSMNGISKEEIDQHYGILYKGYVNKLNEIRQKMETVDYAAANQSYSDLRALKTEEVFCLNGSKLHEWYFDNLGGKGGEAHGRIRELIERDFGSYEKFVTEFKATGLAVRGWVVLAYDLDDEKLHIYGQDAHNVGVPWGAYPLLILDVYEHAYGIDYGVKRAPYIEAFMNNLDWDEVNQRLAKYHI; the protein is encoded by the coding sequence GTGGCGGAGACACGTGCCTATCGAGACCTGAAAGAATCTTGCTTAAGCATGAACGGCATTAGCAAAGAGGAAATCGATCAGCATTATGGCATTTTGTACAAAGGCTATGTCAACAAGCTTAACGAGATCCGGCAAAAAATGGAGACGGTGGACTATGCCGCAGCCAACCAGTCGTATAGCGACTTGCGGGCTTTAAAGACGGAAGAGGTATTTTGCCTCAACGGGTCCAAGCTCCATGAATGGTATTTTGACAACCTGGGGGGCAAGGGTGGCGAAGCCCACGGGCGCATTCGGGAACTCATTGAGCGCGATTTCGGGTCCTACGAGAAATTTGTTACCGAATTCAAAGCGACGGGTCTCGCGGTGCGGGGCTGGGTTGTGCTGGCCTATGACTTGGATGACGAGAAACTTCACATTTATGGCCAAGACGCCCACAACGTCGGAGTGCCTTGGGGGGCCTATCCGCTTTTAATTTTGGATGTCTATGAGCATGCCTATGGCATTGACTATGGCGTCAAACGGGCTCCCTATATCGAGGCCTTCATGAACAACCTTGACTGGGACGAAGTCAACCAACGGTTAGCGAAATACCACATCTAA